A genomic window from Cytobacillus suaedae includes:
- a CDS encoding GTP pyrophosphokinase family protein, with the protein MKKHWDLFLAPYEQAIDELKVKLKGMRSQFEMQSTHSPIEFVTGRVKPIASILDKANKKGIPLDKLAEELQDIAGLRMMCQFVDDIKKVVELLRQRNDFEIVEERDYITHKKLSGYRSYHIVIRYPVQTINGEKQILVEIQIRTLAMNFWATIEHSLNYKYSGHFPEDIERRLQRAAEAAFRLDEEMSQIRGEIQEAQVIFSRKQEDTN; encoded by the coding sequence ATGAAGAAACATTGGGATCTTTTCTTAGCCCCCTATGAACAAGCGATTGACGAATTAAAGGTGAAATTGAAGGGGATGAGATCTCAATTTGAGATGCAATCAACACATTCTCCAATCGAATTCGTAACAGGTCGAGTCAAGCCGATTGCAAGTATCCTTGATAAGGCAAATAAAAAGGGGATTCCTCTAGATAAATTAGCTGAGGAATTGCAAGATATTGCAGGATTACGAATGATGTGTCAGTTTGTGGATGATATTAAAAAGGTAGTCGAACTACTTAGACAAAGAAATGATTTCGAAATTGTGGAAGAACGTGATTACATAACCCATAAGAAACTAAGTGGTTATCGTTCCTATCATATTGTCATCCGATACCCAGTTCAAACGATAAATGGTGAAAAGCAAATCCTTGTTGAAATTCAGATTAGAACATTAGCCATGAATTTTTGGGCAACAATTGAGCATTCATTAAACTATAAATATAGTGGTCATTTTCCTGAAGATATTGAGCGCCGGTTACAGCGTGCTGCTGAAGCGGCATTTAGACTAGATGAAGAAATGTCACAAATACGCGGGGAAATTCAAGAGGCCCAAGTGATATTCTCCCGGAAACAAGAAGATACTAATTAG
- a CDS encoding NAD kinase codes for MKFAITSKGDPTSNSLMQKMKTYLLDFELTYDEDQPDIVISVGGDGTLLYAFHRYRSRLNKTAFVGVHTGHLGFYADWVPDEIEKLVIAIAKTPYQIVEYPLLEVIIRYINGGREARYLALNECTVKSVEGSLVMDVEIKGQLFETFRGDGLCISTPSGSTAYNKALGGAILHPSLEVIQIAEMASINNRVFRTVGSPMVLPNHHTCLLKPVNDVDFHITIDHLTLLHKDVKSIQCRVASEKIRFARFRPFPFWKRVRDSFIAD; via the coding sequence ATGAAATTTGCAATTACATCTAAAGGTGATCCGACGTCAAATTCGTTGATGCAAAAAATGAAAACCTACTTATTGGATTTTGAACTTACCTATGACGAAGATCAACCGGATATTGTTATTTCTGTTGGTGGAGATGGTACTCTTTTATATGCTTTCCATCGCTATCGCAGCAGACTAAACAAAACAGCCTTTGTTGGTGTACATACTGGGCATCTTGGTTTTTACGCAGACTGGGTACCTGATGAAATAGAAAAGCTAGTGATTGCTATTGCCAAAACACCATATCAAATTGTTGAATATCCTTTGTTAGAAGTAATAATTCGCTATATAAATGGTGGAAGAGAAGCAAGATACTTAGCTTTAAACGAATGTACCGTAAAAAGTGTAGAAGGTTCACTAGTAATGGATGTGGAAATTAAGGGCCAGTTGTTTGAGACGTTCCGTGGGGATGGATTGTGTATTTCTACTCCATCTGGTAGCACAGCATACAATAAAGCGTTAGGCGGGGCAATATTACATCCTTCTCTAGAAGTCATTCAAATTGCAGAAATGGCCTCAATCAATAACCGTGTATTTAGAACAGTAGGCTCGCCGATGGTTCTTCCTAACCACCATACGTGTTTACTAAAACCGGTAAATGATGTTGATTTCCACATTACGATCGATCATTTAACGTTACTTCATAAGGATGTAAAATCGATTCAATGTCGAGTAGCTAGTGAGAAGATCCGATTTGCTCGCTTTAGACCTTTTCCTTTTTGGAAAAGAGTTAGAGATTCTTTTATTGCCGATTAG